Within the Streptomyces sp. YIM 121038 genome, the region CACCGTCGCCTGGCGGACGTCGGACGAGCGCGGCTGGTACGACGTCGAGGTGACGGCCGCGGGCGACAAGGCCTTCCGGCGGCGGCTGATGGGCCACATCGAGAACGGCCGCGCCAGCGTCTCGGGCTGATCCGCGAGACCGTCTCGGGCTGATCCGCGAGACCGGTGAGCGTGGTGCGGGGGCATACGGGCGTGGCCCGTGTGCCCCCGCGTGGCGGCTGCGGTGCCGGGCGCCTGGGCGGACCCGCCTGAGCTGTTGTGAGGCTGGACACGAAACGGACTAAGGATCTCCGGTGGCTGTCAGAGTGGCTCCCGCATGGCCCATCCCGGTCATGTCGCCGCACAAGCGGCCACATGATCTTTATCTGGCCATGCCGATCATGTAGTACTTCAAGCAGTAGGCGTGTTCTTTTCGGGTCAATTGCGACGCTTCCCGGCTGTCCCGACGAGGATCCACGAGTCACTCAGGGAGCCAGTCCGTGGCAGCACTCGCCCGGTGGTGCGTCCAGCACCGCCTCGTCGCCGTACTGCTCTGGCTCCTCGCACTCGGCTCCACCGCGACCGCTGCCGCCGTCGTCGGATCGGCGTACTCCAACGACTACGAGGTGCCCGGCACCGAGTCCAACCGTGCGAGCCAGCTCCTCAAGGACGGCTTCCCGAGCCTCGGCGGCGACAGCAACACCGTCGTCTGGCACACCGGCGGGGACCAGTCCGTGCGGGCCGCCGCCGTCGAGCAGACGATGACCGCGACGCTCGACGAGATCGCCGAGCTGCCGGGCGTGGCCTCCGTCACCAGCCCCTACACCGAGCGCGGCGCCACCCAGATCAGCGCGGACGGCCACACCGCGTACGCCACGGTCACCTTCCGTGACCAGCTCGAATCCGTCGCCCCCGGCGAGGCGCGCGCCGTCGTCGAGACCGCCGGGGCCGCCGCGACCAAGGGCCTGGACGTGGCCCTCGGCGGCGGCGCCGTCGGCCTCACGGAGACCAAGAGCGCCAAGACCGCCGAGATCGTCGGTGTGGCCGTCGCCGCCGTCGTGCTGTTCCTCGCCTTCGGCTCGCTCGCCGCCTCGGCCCTGCCCATCGCCACGGCCGTCGTCTCCGTCGGCACGGCGTACGCGGGCATAGTGCTGCTCGGCCACGTCATGACGGTCGCCGACTTCGCGCCCATGCTCGGCACCCTGATCGGCCTCGGCGTCGGCATCGACTACGCCCTGTTCATCGTCACGCGCCACCGCAAGGGCCTCAAACGCGGCCTGCCGGTCGCCGAGGCCGCCGAGCGGGCCGTCGCCACCACCGGCCGCGCCGTCGTCTTCGCGGGCGCCACCGTCTGCATCGCGCTGCTCGGCATGCTGATCCTGCGCCTGAGCTTCCTCAACGGCGTCGCCATCGCCGCCTCCCTGACCGTCGTCCTCACGGTCGCCGCGTCCGTGACGCTGCTGCCCGCGCTGCTCTCGTTCATAGGGCCGCGCGCCCTCAGCCGCCGCGAGCGGCGCAGGCTCGCCGAGCGCGGGCCCGAGCCGGAGGTGCCCACCGGGCTCGCCGCCCGCTGGTCGGCGTTCGTGGAGCGCCACCCCAAGGCGCTCGGCGCCCTCGCGGTCGTGGTGATCGCGGTGCTCGCCGTGCCGACGCTCTCGCTCCGCCTCGGCACCTCCGACCAGGGCAACAACCCCGCGACGGCCACCACGCGGCAGGCCTACGACCTGCTCGCCGACGGCTTCGGCCCCGGCGTGAACGGCCCGCTCACCCTCGTCACGGACGTCCGCGGCGCCCCCGACCGGCTCGCCCTCGACAACCTCGGCGCGACCCTGGAGTCCACCCCGGGCGTCGCCTCCGTGAGCCCCGTGACCTACGCCGACGGCGGCGGCGCGGCCTTCCTCACCGTCGTACCGGACTCCGCGCCCCAGTCGAAGGCCACCAGCGACCTCGTCGACCGGCTCCGCGGCGAGGTCCTGCCGCGCGCCGAGAGCGGCACCTCCCTCGACCTCCACGTCGGCGGCGTCACGGCGGGCTACGACGACTTCGCGGAGATCATCGTCGGCAAGCTGCCGCTGTTCGTGGGCGTCGTCATCGGCCTGGGCTGCGTCCTGCTGCTCCTCGCCTTCCGCTCGGTCGGCATACCGCTGAAGGCCGCGGTCATGAACGTCGCGGCGGTCGCGGCCGCCTTCGGCGTCGTGGTCGCGGTCTTCCAGTGGGGCTGGGGCAGCGAACTGATGGGCCTGGGACGCGCGGGCCCCATCGAGCCCTTCCTGCCCGTCATCATGGTCTCGGTCCTCTTCGGCCTCTCCATGGACTACCAGGTCTTCCTGGTCAGCCGGATGTACGAGGAGTGGCTGGAGACCGGCGACAACCGCGTGGCCGTCCGCGTCGGCCTCGCCGAGACCAGCCGCGTCATCAACTCCGCGGCCGTCATCATGATCTCGGTGTTCCTCGCCTTCGTGCTCAGCGGGGACCGGGTGATCGCGATGTTCGGCATCGCCCTGGCGGCGGCCGTCGCGCTCGACGCGTTCGTGCTGCGCACGCTGCTCGTGCCCGCCCTCATGCACCTGCTCGGCGGGGCCAACTGGTGGCTGCCGCGCCGCCTGGACCGCTGGCTGCCGCGGATCAGTATTGAGGTGCCCGAGCGCCGGACACGTGCGAGGATCCCCGGACACCGCGAGCGCGAAGAGATCGCGTACGCACCGCTGGAGAAGCGCTAGCCGCAGCACCGCCGAGGGAGATCCGGATGTTCGCCATACCCGTGGGGGAGGGGGCCGAACTGCGGCCCCTGGAGCCGTGGAACGCCGAGGAGTTCCTGGAACACATCGACCGGGCACGGGAGTTCGCCAGTCCCTGGGTGCCGATGACCGCCAAGGTCACCGACCTGGAGTCCGCCCGCGCGGTCCTCCAGCGGTACGCGGACAAGCAGGCCGCGGACACCGGCCGGATGTACGGCGTCTGGCTGGACGGCACGCTCGTCGGCGGTGTCTTCTTCCGGATCTTCGACGCCGAGACCGACTCCTGCGAGGTCGGCGTCTGGCTCGAACCCTCCGCCACCGGCCGCGGCCTCGTCACCGCCGCCGCCCGCGTCCTCATCGACTGGGCCGTCGACCAGCGCGGCATCCACCGCGTGGAGTGGCTCGTCTCCTCCCGCAACGACCCCAGCAAGGCCGTGGCCAAACGGCTCGGCCTGATCCGCGACGGCGTGCTGCGGGAGAGCTTCCCCTGGCAGGGCATCCGCCACGACATGGAGGTCTGGTCGGTGCTCGCGCCCGAGTGGCGGGCCGCCCGCGCCGCGCGTTAAGGGGCTTCTCAGACTCCGTCCGTACGGTGCGGAGCATGGGAACGAAGAGTGTGGACGAGACGGAAGCGACGGACGAGGCACCTAAGGAGGTACCTCAGACCCCGGAGCCGTCCAAGGCCCTTACCGAGGCCGACGGGCCTGAGGGCGGGCTCGCCGAGGCCGGCCGGCCTGAGGACGGGCTCGCCGCGGCCGCCGAACCCGAGGGCGAGTCCGCCGAGGACGAACCCGCCCCGGCCCCCGCGCCGTCGGGCGTCGGGCAGGGGGCGGCCGCCCTCGTCGCCGCCGCGCTCGGCCTGATCGGCCTCTCCGGAGGGTGGCTCGGCACGGTCGCCTCGGCCCGCGAGTCCCTGATCGGCCAGCTCAACACCTCCCAGGGCGTGAGCGTGGCCCGCCAGGTCGAGGAGGTCTACGGCGACTCCTGGAAGACGACGGCCCTGGTGGCGGGCGCGT harbors:
- a CDS encoding GNAT family protein, producing MFAIPVGEGAELRPLEPWNAEEFLEHIDRAREFASPWVPMTAKVTDLESARAVLQRYADKQAADTGRMYGVWLDGTLVGGVFFRIFDAETDSCEVGVWLEPSATGRGLVTAAARVLIDWAVDQRGIHRVEWLVSSRNDPSKAVAKRLGLIRDGVLRESFPWQGIRHDMEVWSVLAPEWRAARAAR
- a CDS encoding MMPL family transporter, whose translation is MAALARWCVQHRLVAVLLWLLALGSTATAAAVVGSAYSNDYEVPGTESNRASQLLKDGFPSLGGDSNTVVWHTGGDQSVRAAAVEQTMTATLDEIAELPGVASVTSPYTERGATQISADGHTAYATVTFRDQLESVAPGEARAVVETAGAAATKGLDVALGGGAVGLTETKSAKTAEIVGVAVAAVVLFLAFGSLAASALPIATAVVSVGTAYAGIVLLGHVMTVADFAPMLGTLIGLGVGIDYALFIVTRHRKGLKRGLPVAEAAERAVATTGRAVVFAGATVCIALLGMLILRLSFLNGVAIAASLTVVLTVAASVTLLPALLSFIGPRALSRRERRRLAERGPEPEVPTGLAARWSAFVERHPKALGALAVVVIAVLAVPTLSLRLGTSDQGNNPATATTRQAYDLLADGFGPGVNGPLTLVTDVRGAPDRLALDNLGATLESTPGVASVSPVTYADGGGAAFLTVVPDSAPQSKATSDLVDRLRGEVLPRAESGTSLDLHVGGVTAGYDDFAEIIVGKLPLFVGVVIGLGCVLLLLAFRSVGIPLKAAVMNVAAVAAAFGVVVAVFQWGWGSELMGLGRAGPIEPFLPVIMVSVLFGLSMDYQVFLVSRMYEEWLETGDNRVAVRVGLAETSRVINSAAVIMISVFLAFVLSGDRVIAMFGIALAAAVALDAFVLRTLLVPALMHLLGGANWWLPRRLDRWLPRISIEVPERRTRARIPGHREREEIAYAPLEKR